The Atlantibacter hermannii genomic interval CGAACACTTCCGGCAGCAGGAAAATCGACGCCAGGAAGGCGCAGAACGGCGCGATAGCAATAATCAGCGACGCCAGCGGCACCCCGAGCTTTTCAAACAGTGGCGGGAACACCAGCGTGGTAACGAATGCAGTAACTTTCACGATGGTGTAGCCGATACCGGAAGCCACGCCGCGATAACGCGGTTTCGCCACCAGCGAAATGACCGTCATCCCGCTTTCAGAATCCCAGTAGTGGCCCCACAGCATCAGCGCCGCGCCGAAAGTGATAAACCCGAAACTGCTGGAGTAGACGCCCCACGACGAAATGGATATCCCGATGGTCACCAGCAGGAAGCCCCATTTACTCAATCCCTTGTGCCCCAGCTTCGGTAACAGCAGCGGGCCGACGAAGGCCGACAGCGCGGCGATACAGTTCACCGCCAGCAGGGCGAGGTTGTTCTGGATCTGGCCTGAGATGCCGATGGTGACGAGGATCAGCGGCAGATAGAATGAAAACGCATAGTTTTCAAACGACTGCACCGCGCAGGAGAACCAGCCGAACAGGGTCGTGCGGCGGGTGAACGGACGGCGGAACAGGTCGTGCAGCGTCTCTTTAAGCGTCGGGTGAGGGATCTGGACATTCTCGTTGGGCAGAATATCGTCCAGCAGCTTGCCGTCCTGCTCGCCGTAGTATTCGCGGGACGCCTGTTTAGCTTCAATGAAGCGACCACGCTCCACAAACCACGCCGGGGTTTCCGGCAATTCACGGCGCATAAACAGCAGCATACACGCCGGGATCGCCGGGACTGCCAGCACGATCCGCCAGATCATGTCCGGGTGAACGTCAAGCGCCACCAGGCTGGTGACCAGCAGGATCGCGGCGATGATCCCCAGCGCAAACATAAACTGCCAGCGGTTAGCCATGACCTCGCGCTTGCCTTTCGGCATCACTTCCATGATGTAGGTAAAGCCGTTCGCGACGTCGGCACCCACCGGGATCCCGGCGAGGCAGCGGATAATCGCCAGCCAGTACATATCCGGTGCCAGCCCCTGCAGGACCGCGAAAATGGCAAACAGGATCATCGACCACAGGAAAATTTTGCGGCGACCGAGTTTGTCGGTGAGCCAGCCGCCGAGCAGGGCGCCGATCACCGCGCCCAGTTGCGTACCCGCGGCGGTAAAACCGAGCAGCCAGGCGCTCGGCTCATAAATGTCTTTCAGGGCGAACAGAATAAAGGCCATGGAATAGATATCCCATGACTCAATAAGTAAGGCGGTAATCATCAGCCAGCCTGCTTTGGTGCAGCCCGGCGCTTCCTGGGAATCGAGGCGTTTTTTGGCCTTCTGGATAATAAATTCAAGATGTTGCTGCTGATACATAAAATCCTCTCTTGCCCGGACGGGCACGGTGCCCGCCCGAACAGAAACGTGTTGACCCGCTCCTTCAGGATTAAGGAGTCAGATAAACCGGATGTTTGTCAGGATCGCTAACAGCGTAAAAATTACATAAGCGAGTGAGTGTTATTGCACGAGCGAGTGGGCCTCTCCTGCGAGATAAACCCGGATATTCTGCGTCAGCGCCTGGGCGACAAAGGCCGTCAGCACGTCGGCCAGCAGCGCCTCATCGACGTAGGCCAGGCTCAGGTGGTTACTCTGGTGCCCTGCCATCAGGTCATCGCGGGTGACGCCGTCGAGCACCGCGTTCAACAGCGGCCATTCATAGTTGGTGGCTTTGCGGCGACGTTCGAACTCCGCTTCCGGCAGCTCGACGGCGGTACCGGTGCCGACATGCATAATGACCTGAGTACCCTCATAGTGGGCGCGCGCCCAGATAAAGCGTCCGGCCTTACCCTGGCCTGCGATGGTTGAACCGCCGTACGGGAAGAACATCGGCGGCTGACGGTAGCCGGTGGCACCGGCAATGCCGCCTTTGAGATGGGCGAACGGGACCGCGCCGGAGATTTCCAGATCCCAGTAAAACGTGCCGTTGTACTCGCTGCCCCAGCGGATGTCGTGCAGCGTGGTTTCAGACTCAAGACCCAGCGCCCCCAGCAGTTTCGCCATCATCACCTGCGGAATAGCGCTGCCCATGTCCACTTCGTTAATGCACGGGATCGGCGCATCCGGGCAGATAATCTCGCCCTGTTCGTCCGGGATCGGGAAGCGCTCGCTGTTACCAATCGCGCCCTCGGCGAAATCGGACGCAGCGCAGCTGTCTTTCAGCCCCTGTTGATACTGGACGCCTACCGCCGACAGCCCGAAGCGCTTCACGAAGCGCGCCATGGCGATCATCATTGCGCACTGCTCCAGCACCTGTTCGCGGGTCAGTTCTTCGGCGCTGTGGGTGCCGAAGTTGAAGCGCATCCCACGGGTTTCATACCAGTCCAGGCAGGCTTCGCGCAGCGCCTGCGGCACCTTGTTCATCTCGACCAGCAGCGCCGACTGCGACAGCGACTCCACCGGAATGCCGACATCAATCATCGCTTTTTGCGGGAAGACGCCGTTGATCATCCCCATGCAGAAGGTGTCGAACAGGCCGACGATGGCTTTATGTTTGAGGATCGACTGGCCGACCTTCACGCCGATTTGCCCGGCCTCGCTTGCCAGCAGCGGCGCGCTCGCAGGCACCG includes:
- the araE gene encoding arabinose-proton symporter — protein: MYQQQHLEFIIQKAKKRLDSQEAPGCTKAGWLMITALLIESWDIYSMAFILFALKDIYEPSAWLLGFTAAGTQLGAVIGALLGGWLTDKLGRRKIFLWSMILFAIFAVLQGLAPDMYWLAIIRCLAGIPVGADVANGFTYIMEVMPKGKREVMANRWQFMFALGIIAAILLVTSLVALDVHPDMIWRIVLAVPAIPACMLLFMRRELPETPAWFVERGRFIEAKQASREYYGEQDGKLLDDILPNENVQIPHPTLKETLHDLFRRPFTRRTTLFGWFSCAVQSFENYAFSFYLPLILVTIGISGQIQNNLALLAVNCIAALSAFVGPLLLPKLGHKGLSKWGFLLVTIGISISSWGVYSSSFGFITFGAALMLWGHYWDSESGMTVISLVAKPRYRGVASGIGYTIVKVTAFVTTLVFPPLFEKLGVPLASLIIAIAPFCAFLASIFLLPEVFGHAVGDEHDQPHTENADATLPGQQSSVSPSKN
- a CDS encoding L-fucose isomerase and related proteins, with translation MPMLNLTLPVEDDTLTPQPGEVLMVTNADLREPANVTCWPTQKSFEQRLEAALEKLGYRMRRAHPVNESRGHGFISSQKEGSDLFATLDPDAPVIVLLTAWQYSHHIAPSLVHHRGPILLLANFDGTWPGLVGMLCMAGCLTSLERNYSRLWSETFEDDAFMRGLDTWLRDGHLSHKLGYLHPVPASAPLLASEAGQIGVKVGQSILKHKAIVGLFDTFCMGMINGVFPQKAMIDVGIPVESLSQSALLVEMNKVPQALREACLDWYETRGMRFNFGTHSAEELTREQVLEQCAMMIAMARFVKRFGLSAVGVQYQQGLKDSCAASDFAEGAIGNSERFPIPDEQGEIICPDAPIPCINEVDMGSAIPQVMMAKLLGALGLESETTLHDIRWGSEYNGTFYWDLEISGAVPFAHLKGGIAGATGYRQPPMFFPYGGSTIAGQGKAGRFIWARAHYEGTQVIMHVGTGTAVELPEAEFERRRKATNYEWPLLNAVLDGVTRDDLMAGHQSNHLSLAYVDEALLADVLTAFVAQALTQNIRVYLAGEAHSLVQ